From the genome of Caretta caretta isolate rCarCar2 chromosome 27, rCarCar1.hap1, whole genome shotgun sequence, one region includes:
- the SOST gene encoding sclerostin, with protein MQISWAVCSVCVLIQIAVHTVEGWQVFKNDATEIIPELPENTETPVEQTYSNNNTMNQAKHGGRQPQQSLDPNDASDFSCRELRSTRYVIDGPCRSFKPIKELVCSGQCFPAHLLPNAIGRGKWWRQNALDYRCIPAHARTQRIQLACPQEETRTYKIRAVTACKCKRYTRYHNQSELKDFGKETIRPQKNKKPRLSRARGSKSNQPELENAY; from the exons ATGCAGATCTCTTGGGCTGTGTGCTCTGTCTGTGTCCTGATCCAAATTGCTGTCCACACGGTAGAAGGGTGGCAAGTGTTTAAAAATGATGCTACAGAAATCATTCCTGAGCTCCCTGAAAATACAGAAACACCAGTGGAGCAGACTTACAGCAACAACAACACAATGAACCAGGCAAAACATGGGGGAAGACAGCCACAGCAGTCTCTGGATCCAAACg ATGCATCAGATTTCAGCTGCAGAGAGCTGCGCTCCACCCGGTATGTCATTGATGGGCCCTGCCGCAGCTTCAAGCCCATAAAGGAGCTGGTCTGCTCAGGCCAGTGTTTCCCCGCCCACCTCCTCCCTAACGCTATTGGCAGAGGAAAGTGGTGGCGCCAGAATGCCCTGGATTACCGCTGCATTCCCGCACACGCTCGCACTCAGCGCATCCAGCTGGCCTGCCCCCAGGAAGAGACTCGGACTTACAAAATCCGAGCTGTCACCGCATGCAAATGCAAGCGCTACACTCGCTACCATAACCAGTCTGAGCTGAAGGACTTTGGTAAGGAAACCATCAGGCCTCAGAAAAACAAGAAGCCTCGTCTCTCCAGAGCAAGGGGCAGCAAATCCAACCAGCCTGAGCTAGAAAACGCCTATTAG